A genomic stretch from Rhabdothermincola salaria includes:
- a CDS encoding LLM class F420-dependent oxidoreductase — protein sequence MDLRVFVEPQQGASYGQQLALAQLAEGLGFDGFFRSDHYLKMGDVSGLPGPTDTWVTLGALARETTTIRLGTLVCSATFRLPGPLAVAVAQVDEMSGGRVELGIGAGWFDDEHVAYGIPFPTLKERFDRLEEQLAIITGLWHTPDDAQFTFEGDHYGLVGSPALPKPVQAGGPPIIIGGHGPRRTPELAALYADEFNLPFAPVETFTRQRDRVRAACERAERDPSSVRFSAALVLCCGRNDAEVELRAGNIGRAADELRQNGAAGTPSEVLDTIATYAEAGCERLYLQVLDIDDHDHLRLVADQVMKLLP from the coding sequence ATGGACCTCCGTGTCTTCGTCGAGCCGCAGCAGGGCGCCAGCTACGGCCAGCAGCTGGCTCTGGCCCAACTGGCCGAGGGCCTGGGGTTCGATGGCTTCTTCCGCTCCGACCACTACCTGAAGATGGGCGACGTCAGCGGTCTCCCGGGCCCGACCGACACCTGGGTCACCCTCGGCGCCCTGGCCCGCGAGACCACCACCATCCGTCTCGGCACCCTCGTATGCTCGGCCACGTTCCGCCTCCCCGGACCGCTCGCCGTCGCCGTGGCCCAGGTCGACGAGATGAGCGGCGGCCGGGTGGAGCTGGGTATCGGCGCCGGATGGTTCGACGACGAGCACGTGGCCTACGGCATCCCCTTCCCGACCCTCAAGGAGCGCTTCGACCGCCTCGAGGAGCAGCTGGCCATCATCACCGGCCTCTGGCACACCCCCGACGACGCCCAGTTCACCTTCGAGGGCGACCACTACGGCCTGGTCGGTTCGCCGGCGCTGCCCAAGCCCGTCCAGGCCGGCGGGCCCCCGATCATCATCGGCGGCCACGGTCCGCGCCGCACCCCCGAGCTGGCCGCCCTCTACGCCGACGAGTTCAACCTCCCCTTCGCTCCCGTCGAGACCTTCACCCGCCAGCGCGACCGGGTGCGCGCCGCCTGCGAACGCGCCGAGCGCGACCCGAGCTCCGTGCGCTTCTCGGCGGCCCTCGTGCTGTGCTGCGGTCGCAACGACGCCGAGGTCGAGCTGCGAGCCGGCAACATCGGACGGGCCGCCGACGAGTTGCGCCAGAACGGTGCCGCCGGCACGCCCTCCGAGGTGCTCGACACCATCGCCACCTACGCCGAGGCCGGCTGCGAACGCCTCTACCTCCAGGTCCTCGACATCGACGACCACGACCACCTCCGCCTCGTCGCCGACCAGGTCATGAAGCTGCTGCCGTGA
- a CDS encoding cytochrome c biogenesis CcdA family protein: MNASVVYAFGVGMVATFNPCGFAMLPAYLSYFLGIEGSSHPEGRDAQTTVLRALAVGAVMTLGFVVVFGILGLVLRPVLSTVQEYLPWVTIALGVVLVVLGAYMLTGRTFTVNLPKFNRGTDSREFTSVFLFGVSYALVSLSCTIALFTAAVVTTIETQSFGVGVGAFVAYGLGMGLVIMVLTLAIAVARQSLVRNVRRVLPYVNRISGVLLIVAGAYVAYYGWYELRVARGELGGGGVAQWMFDLNGRMSTWVSDVGPTRLGLLLALVICVAVLTVLITRALQDARDDRRRRRDTESVS; the protein is encoded by the coding sequence GTGAACGCCTCGGTCGTCTACGCCTTCGGCGTCGGCATGGTGGCCACGTTCAACCCGTGCGGCTTCGCCATGCTGCCCGCCTACCTCTCGTACTTCCTGGGCATCGAGGGCTCCTCCCATCCCGAAGGTCGCGACGCCCAGACCACCGTGCTGCGAGCGCTCGCCGTCGGGGCGGTGATGACCCTCGGGTTCGTGGTGGTCTTCGGGATCCTCGGGCTGGTGCTGCGGCCGGTGCTCTCCACCGTCCAGGAGTACCTCCCCTGGGTCACCATCGCCCTCGGGGTGGTCCTCGTGGTGCTGGGCGCCTACATGCTCACGGGCCGCACCTTCACGGTGAACCTGCCCAAGTTCAACCGGGGCACCGACTCCCGCGAGTTCACCTCCGTGTTCCTCTTCGGCGTCTCCTACGCCCTCGTGTCGCTGTCGTGCACCATCGCCTTGTTCACCGCCGCGGTGGTCACCACCATCGAGACCCAGAGCTTCGGCGTCGGGGTCGGGGCGTTCGTCGCCTACGGCCTCGGCATGGGTCTCGTGATCATGGTGCTCACCCTCGCCATCGCCGTGGCCCGCCAGTCCCTGGTGCGCAACGTGCGACGCGTCCTGCCGTACGTCAACCGCATCTCCGGCGTGCTGTTGATCGTCGCCGGGGCGTACGTCGCCTACTACGGCTGGTACGAGCTGCGCGTCGCCCGGGGCGAGCTCGGCGGCGGCGGCGTGGCGCAGTGGATGTTCGACCTCAACGGTCGCATGAGCACCTGGGTCAGCGACGTCGGCCCCACCCGCCTCGGCCTGTTGCTCGCCCTCGTCATCTGCGTCGCCGTCCTGACCGTGCTCATCACCCGGGCGCTGCAGGATGCGCGCGACGATCGCCGGCGGCGGCGGGACACCGAGTCCGTCTCCTGA
- a CDS encoding TlpA family protein disulfide reductase, translating into MSRGLLTAVALATVVLAIATFVAFRSDGDDTAVPTERLTPGATLPQSDFAPDELTSQAASEAEGEKLPDASYTLFEGGTAQLSTDGRPLVINVWASWCIPCVAEMPAFDEVYRANVDQVGMLGLQALESSAEDGLRMIEQTGITYPVGRDLSGELVRELGTVNLPTTVLVTADGTIVDVHTGPLTATELQDLIDEHLRA; encoded by the coding sequence GTGTCACGAGGGCTGCTGACGGCGGTCGCCCTGGCCACGGTCGTGTTGGCCATCGCCACCTTCGTGGCCTTCCGCTCCGACGGCGACGACACGGCCGTCCCCACCGAGCGGCTCACGCCCGGGGCCACCCTGCCCCAGAGCGACTTCGCCCCCGACGAGCTCACCAGCCAGGCCGCATCGGAGGCCGAGGGCGAGAAGCTGCCCGACGCCTCCTACACGCTCTTCGAGGGCGGCACCGCCCAGCTCAGCACCGACGGTCGCCCGCTCGTCATCAACGTGTGGGCCTCGTGGTGCATCCCCTGCGTGGCCGAGATGCCGGCCTTCGACGAGGTGTACCGGGCCAACGTCGACCAGGTGGGCATGCTCGGGTTGCAGGCCTTGGAGTCATCCGCCGAGGACGGGCTGAGGATGATCGAACAGACCGGCATCACCTATCCGGTCGGCCGCGACCTCAGCGGCGAGCTCGTCCGGGAGCTGGGCACCGTCAACCTGCCCACCACCGTGCTCGTGACCGCCGACGGCACGATCGTCGACGTGCACACCGGGCCCCTCACCGCCACCGAGCTCCAAGACCTCATCGACGAACACCTCCGGGCGTGA
- a CDS encoding WhiB family transcriptional regulator, translated as MLAEPIDDISSAVQDQAACRDLEGSLTGVFFSEELRDVIRAKRICMECPIQLACLEGAIERHEPWGVWGGQLFLNGRILTTKRPVGRPPKVPRPEDQLPDIPVPVHLRSHLRSA; from the coding sequence ATGCTCGCCGAGCCGATCGACGACATCTCCAGCGCCGTGCAGGACCAGGCCGCCTGCCGGGACCTCGAGGGCTCACTCACCGGCGTCTTCTTCTCCGAGGAGCTCCGAGACGTCATCCGCGCCAAGCGGATCTGCATGGAGTGCCCCATCCAGCTGGCCTGCCTGGAGGGTGCCATCGAGCGCCACGAGCCGTGGGGCGTCTGGGGCGGGCAACTCTTCCTCAACGGCCGCATCCTCACCACCAAGCGGCCGGTGGGGCGCCCGCCCAAGGTGCCCCGCCCCGAGGACCAGCTGCCGGACATCCCGGTGCCGGTCCACCTGCGCAGCCACCTGCGCAGCGCCTGA
- a CDS encoding serpin family protein: MRRPRQVHAASRRRRSRSHGALFAVSVAAATLLAACAPDLGQQVTADVEPAPVTAGEARAVADSLWAFAADLHRALVERDPLANAVVSPVPVAAGLTQAWSGAGGATREQLGRVLHLDEGDEDAMAAAARTLPRLSGTRANRDTGREGEITVMTPASLWAQRATTFGVPWLTGLAETWDTGVRVTDFRSDPEAARRTINEWMADTSADYLDPLLDRGSLDQFTRFLATSGAALRAPWSHPFDRRDTRLADFERLDGTVVSVPLMRRFEDTDARMATGDDWTAVEVPYLGDELHITFVVPDPGRFGAVETSLDGPGLVQLRRALRRTPVDVSVPQFAVTSDLRLDDALRTLGVVDAFDRAVADFAGITDDEPLALGGVAHQTFLAIDEEGTEASGSPPRSTTTSTTTTTTTVSSPASSPSTSEEAPSTVTPRPPPVDSSDIDEGRAIVVVDRPFLVLVTDRATGVPLFYGRVVAPRG, encoded by the coding sequence ATGCGCAGGCCACGCCAGGTCCACGCGGCGAGCCGGCGACGCCGGTCCCGCTCCCACGGCGCCCTGTTCGCCGTCTCGGTGGCAGCGGCGACGCTGCTCGCCGCCTGCGCGCCGGACCTCGGCCAACAGGTCACCGCCGACGTCGAGCCCGCGCCGGTCACCGCCGGCGAGGCTCGCGCCGTGGCCGACAGCCTGTGGGCGTTCGCCGCCGACCTGCACCGTGCCCTGGTCGAGCGCGACCCCCTCGCCAACGCAGTCGTCAGCCCCGTCCCCGTCGCCGCCGGGCTGACCCAGGCCTGGAGCGGGGCGGGTGGCGCCACTCGAGAGCAGCTGGGCCGGGTGCTGCACCTCGACGAGGGCGACGAGGACGCCATGGCGGCCGCGGCGCGCACCCTGCCCCGCCTCTCCGGCACGCGGGCGAACCGCGACACCGGCCGCGAGGGCGAGATCACCGTGATGACCCCGGCCTCGTTGTGGGCGCAGCGGGCCACGACGTTCGGGGTGCCGTGGCTCACCGGGCTGGCCGAGACCTGGGACACGGGGGTGCGGGTGACCGACTTCCGGTCCGACCCCGAAGCGGCCCGCCGCACGATCAACGAGTGGATGGCCGACACCAGCGCCGACTACCTCGACCCCCTGCTCGATCGTGGATCGCTCGACCAGTTCACCCGGTTCCTCGCCACGAGCGGGGCCGCCCTCCGGGCTCCGTGGTCCCATCCTTTCGATCGACGCGACACCCGCCTGGCCGACTTCGAACGCCTCGACGGCACGGTCGTCAGCGTGCCCCTGATGCGCCGGTTCGAGGACACCGACGCCCGCATGGCCACCGGCGACGACTGGACGGCGGTCGAGGTGCCCTACCTCGGCGACGAGCTCCACATCACCTTCGTGGTCCCCGACCCCGGGCGTTTCGGTGCGGTCGAGACCTCCCTCGACGGCCCCGGCCTGGTCCAGCTGAGGAGAGCGCTGCGGCGCACGCCGGTCGACGTCTCGGTGCCCCAGTTCGCGGTGACCTCCGATCTCCGCCTCGACGACGCCTTGCGCACCCTCGGGGTGGTCGACGCGTTCGATCGCGCCGTGGCCGACTTCGCGGGCATCACCGACGACGAGCCCTTGGCCCTCGGCGGTGTGGCCCACCAGACGTTCCTCGCCATCGACGAGGAGGGCACCGAGGCCAGCGGGTCGCCGCCCCGCTCCACGACGACCTCCACGACCACCACCACGACGACCGTCTCCTCCCCCGCGAGCTCGCCGTCGACGTCCGAGGAGGCGCCGTCGACGGTCACGCCACGCCCCCCACCGGTCGACTCCTCCGACATCGACGAGGGGCGAGCCATCGTGGTCGTCGACCGACCGTTCCTGGTGCTGGTGACGGACCGGGCCACCGGCGTGCCCCTCTTCTACGGCCGCGTCGTCGCCCCACGGGGCTGA
- a CDS encoding P-loop NTPase, with translation MSAVPTSDDVLATLRGVIDPELGTDIVELGMARRATVDDAGHVVVDVALTTAGCPLRAQLQSEIKARIADLPGVESVKIDWGEMTPEQKSAAMAKARWNVKESAPTTAVPPTTRVLAVASGKGGVGKSSVSANLAAALAAQGYAVGVLDADIWGFSLPRMLGLDARLEATKDASGSTRIVPQRLDIGAGRLEVVSMGLLVDDETDALMWRGLILNRAVQHFLEDVAWPDDLQYLVIDMPPGTGDVQMGLARMLPQAEMIVVTTPALAAQKVAARAVTMARKSYLRVLGAVENMSAFECEHGTTYPLFGSGGGAALAHDAEIPLLGAIPLEPSVSSGSDVGRPIALGDGAAADAFRAIASRLADDLAPPIDMGGCSARLLAAATSALDALDAEGT, from the coding sequence ATGTCCGCTGTCCCGACCTCCGACGACGTACTCGCCACCCTGCGCGGCGTGATCGACCCCGAGCTCGGCACCGACATCGTCGAGCTCGGCATGGCCCGACGGGCCACCGTCGACGACGCCGGGCACGTGGTCGTCGACGTCGCGCTCACCACGGCCGGGTGCCCGCTGCGCGCCCAGCTCCAGTCCGAGATCAAGGCCCGCATCGCCGACCTCCCCGGGGTCGAGTCGGTGAAGATCGACTGGGGCGAGATGACCCCGGAGCAGAAGTCGGCGGCCATGGCCAAGGCCCGCTGGAACGTCAAGGAGAGCGCACCCACCACCGCCGTGCCCCCCACCACCCGGGTGCTGGCCGTGGCGTCGGGCAAGGGCGGCGTGGGCAAGTCGTCGGTGTCGGCCAACCTGGCGGCCGCCCTGGCCGCCCAGGGGTACGCCGTCGGCGTGCTCGACGCCGACATCTGGGGGTTCTCGCTGCCGCGCATGCTCGGGCTCGACGCCCGGCTCGAGGCCACCAAGGACGCCTCCGGTTCCACCCGCATCGTGCCCCAACGCCTCGACATCGGTGCCGGCCGCCTCGAGGTGGTGTCGATGGGTCTGCTCGTCGACGACGAGACCGACGCCCTCATGTGGCGTGGGCTCATCCTCAACCGGGCCGTCCAGCACTTCCTCGAGGACGTGGCCTGGCCCGACGACCTGCAGTACCTCGTCATCGACATGCCGCCCGGCACGGGCGACGTCCAGATGGGCCTGGCCCGCATGCTCCCCCAGGCGGAGATGATCGTCGTCACCACGCCGGCGTTGGCCGCCCAGAAGGTCGCCGCCCGGGCCGTCACCATGGCCCGCAAGAGCTACCTGCGCGTCCTCGGCGCCGTCGAGAACATGAGCGCCTTCGAGTGCGAGCACGGCACCACCTACCCCCTCTTCGGCTCGGGCGGAGGCGCGGCGCTCGCCCACGACGCCGAGATCCCCCTGCTCGGCGCCATCCCCCTCGAACCGTCCGTGTCGAGCGGCAGCGACGTGGGGCGGCCCATCGCCCTCGGCGACGGCGCCGCCGCCGACGCCTTCCGGGCCATCGCCTCCCGACTGGCCGACGACCTGGCCCCGCCCATCGACATGGGCGGCTGCTCGGCTCGCCTGCTCGCCGCCGCCACCAGCGCCCTCGACGCCCTCGACGCCGAGGGGACCTGA
- a CDS encoding helix-turn-helix transcriptional regulator, producing the protein MTNPPESEPVDQPSTNAAPPRLDVLKALGDNTRYAIYLELARSPIPLATAEIADVLDLHVNTVRPHLERMRDVGLLRVDAETRGTVGRPQHRYSLSADAPALGLEPTSWPMLARTLLDAAASGGLEGDDLAEAGRRQGEADAARWPAGSDCLDALVVEQAKLGFDPETLEHDDGATMGFAHCPFRDLAETHPQLVCSLHNGLVEGFVAAWDGCGVARFHPLVDRNPCQVEVVLG; encoded by the coding sequence GTGACCAACCCGCCGGAGTCCGAGCCCGTCGACCAACCGTCGACGAACGCCGCCCCACCGCGGCTCGACGTGCTCAAGGCCCTCGGCGACAACACCCGCTACGCCATCTACCTGGAGCTGGCCCGCTCCCCCATCCCGCTGGCCACCGCCGAGATCGCCGACGTCCTCGACCTGCACGTCAACACCGTGCGACCCCACCTCGAGCGCATGCGCGACGTCGGCCTGCTCCGGGTCGACGCCGAGACGAGGGGCACGGTGGGCCGTCCCCAGCACCGCTACAGCCTTTCGGCCGACGCTCCCGCCCTGGGTCTCGAGCCCACATCCTGGCCCATGCTGGCGCGCACCCTCCTCGACGCTGCCGCCTCCGGTGGGCTCGAGGGCGACGACCTCGCCGAAGCCGGGCGCCGCCAGGGCGAGGCCGACGCCGCCCGCTGGCCCGCCGGTTCGGACTGCCTCGACGCCCTGGTCGTCGAGCAGGCCAAGCTCGGCTTCGACCCCGAGACCCTCGAACACGACGACGGCGCCACCATGGGCTTCGCCCACTGCCCGTTCCGCGATCTGGCCGAGACCCACCCCCAGCTCGTGTGCTCCCTGCACAACGGGCTGGTCGAGGGCTTCGTGGCGGCCTGGGACGGCTGCGGCGTCGCCCGCTTCCACCCGCTCGTCGACCGTAACCCCTGCCAGGTCGAGGTCGTCCTCGGATGA
- the erpA gene encoding iron-sulfur cluster insertion protein ErpA, with product MITLTDTASTKVKELIDQEGQAGLMLRVAVRPGGCSGFSYEMFFDSEKDTEDMVLDDSGVPVVVDPSSAQLLSGATLDYKDGLQGAGFAIDNPNAQKTCGCGQSFS from the coding sequence GTGATCACGCTTACCGATACCGCCTCGACCAAGGTCAAGGAGCTCATCGACCAAGAAGGCCAGGCCGGCCTGATGCTGCGGGTGGCCGTGCGCCCCGGCGGCTGCAGCGGCTTCAGCTACGAGATGTTCTTCGACAGCGAGAAGGACACCGAGGACATGGTGCTCGACGACAGCGGCGTGCCCGTCGTGGTCGACCCCTCCAGCGCCCAGCTGCTCTCCGGGGCCACCCTCGACTACAAGGACGGCCTGCAGGGCGCCGGGTTCGCCATCGACAACCCCAACGCCCAGAAGACCTGCGGCTGCGGTCAGTCCTTCAGCTGA
- a CDS encoding 2Fe-2S iron-sulfur cluster-binding protein, whose amino-acid sequence MVIHRDQTPGPDARTIDLVVDGTAVSVADDGSSLLAVLREHLGITAAKDGCSPQGQCGCCTVLVDGAPRVACVTPARRVAGRVITTSDGLGDDDRRRWADAFVACGASQCGFCTPGIICRLEGLRAKGTAPDDRAAVDRALAAHLCRCTGWQTIGEAWAVAASGASALAGTLAGERDLKVASRRAGLEGHTPQQVGADVVLGHGGFADDSAPPDALVAVPDGAGGWAVGETLAEARAASGKVQGRRGTVEPVPPLAVPDGDWELTLCTSWVEPAYLETDASWCEPGGEPAGPLGNGGAFGGKVVSPVTAAARELADRHGRAVRVLLSREDTVRLGPKRPPVAAGVRADGTGVMRVVRTPGVADAVRAMAPGLVVEEVDVAGPPTSAAVRAAGWAEASVLLSALAARRDGGSHEATVTSPWGSVATASVGADDVIRVHVECGEVLDEVVLRSYVIGAAHMALGWVTSEGLAVDADGNVGDLTVRSFGIVRAADMPTIEVAVVPSDRVAINGSDAAFAAVASALWLARGCPPSWPVGS is encoded by the coding sequence ATGGTGATCCACCGCGACCAGACCCCCGGTCCCGACGCCCGCACGATCGACCTGGTGGTCGACGGCACCGCGGTGTCGGTGGCCGACGACGGCTCGTCGCTGCTGGCGGTGCTGCGCGAGCACCTCGGGATCACCGCGGCCAAGGACGGGTGCAGCCCGCAGGGCCAGTGCGGGTGCTGCACCGTGTTGGTCGACGGGGCGCCCCGGGTGGCGTGCGTGACCCCGGCGCGGCGCGTCGCCGGGCGGGTGATCACCACCAGCGACGGCCTGGGTGACGACGACCGGCGACGTTGGGCCGACGCCTTCGTGGCCTGTGGCGCCAGCCAGTGCGGTTTCTGCACGCCCGGGATCATCTGCCGGCTCGAGGGCCTGCGGGCCAAGGGCACCGCGCCCGACGACCGGGCCGCTGTCGATCGGGCCCTGGCCGCCCACCTGTGTCGGTGCACCGGCTGGCAGACGATCGGCGAGGCGTGGGCCGTGGCCGCCAGCGGGGCTTCGGCGTTGGCCGGCACGCTCGCCGGTGAGCGCGACCTGAAGGTCGCGTCCCGACGGGCAGGGCTCGAGGGGCACACGCCCCAGCAGGTCGGCGCCGACGTGGTGCTCGGCCACGGCGGGTTCGCCGATGACTCCGCTCCGCCCGATGCGCTGGTCGCCGTGCCCGACGGTGCGGGTGGGTGGGCCGTCGGCGAGACGCTGGCCGAGGCTCGCGCCGCGTCCGGCAAGGTGCAGGGCCGGCGGGGGACGGTGGAGCCGGTGCCGCCGCTCGCGGTCCCCGACGGCGACTGGGAGCTCACGCTGTGCACCAGTTGGGTCGAACCGGCCTACCTGGAGACCGATGCGTCGTGGTGCGAACCGGGCGGTGAGCCCGCCGGCCCGCTGGGTAACGGCGGCGCGTTCGGGGGCAAGGTCGTCTCCCCGGTGACGGCGGCCGCCCGAGAGCTGGCCGACCGCCACGGACGGGCCGTGCGGGTGCTGCTGTCGCGCGAGGACACGGTGCGCCTCGGTCCCAAGCGCCCGCCCGTCGCCGCCGGGGTGCGTGCCGACGGCACCGGGGTGATGCGCGTCGTGCGCACCCCCGGCGTGGCCGACGCCGTGCGTGCCATGGCGCCCGGGCTGGTCGTCGAGGAGGTCGACGTGGCCGGACCGCCGACGTCGGCGGCCGTGCGCGCCGCGGGCTGGGCGGAGGCGTCGGTGCTGCTGAGCGCGTTGGCGGCGCGGCGCGACGGTGGTTCCCACGAGGCCACCGTCACCTCCCCGTGGGGCTCGGTGGCCACGGCGTCGGTGGGGGCCGACGACGTGATCCGGGTGCACGTGGAGTGCGGCGAGGTGCTCGACGAGGTCGTGCTGCGCTCCTACGTGATCGGTGCCGCCCACATGGCCCTGGGCTGGGTCACCAGCGAGGGCCTGGCGGTCGACGCCGACGGCAACGTGGGCGACCTCACCGTGCGGTCCTTCGGCATCGTGCGCGCCGCCGACATGCCGACCATCGAGGTGGCGGTGGTGCCCAGCGACCGGGTGGCGATCAACGGCTCCGACGCCGCCTTTGCCGCGGTGGCCTCCGCGCTGTGGCTGGCTCGCGGCTGCCCGCCGTCGTGGCCCGTGGGAAGCTGA
- a CDS encoding RidA family protein has translation MTAPVGPYSPIVRAGDLLVVSGQVGIREGKMVSGGVEDETTQAVANIAALLAGEGAALTDVVKTTVFLRHMRDYPIMNEAYMAAFGDHRPARSAVAVSELPMVALVEIEAWAHAPR, from the coding sequence ATGACTGCTCCCGTCGGGCCCTACTCGCCGATCGTCCGCGCCGGCGACCTCCTCGTGGTGTCCGGCCAGGTCGGCATCCGCGAGGGCAAGATGGTCTCGGGCGGCGTCGAGGACGAGACCACCCAGGCCGTCGCCAACATCGCGGCACTGCTGGCCGGCGAGGGCGCCGCGCTCACCGACGTGGTGAAGACCACGGTCTTCCTGCGCCACATGCGCGACTACCCGATCATGAACGAGGCCTACATGGCCGCCTTCGGCGACCACCGACCGGCCCGGTCAGCGGTGGCGGTGTCCGAGCTGCCCATGGTGGCCCTCGTCGAGATCGAGGCCTGGGCCCACGCCCCCCGCTGA
- a CDS encoding cold-shock protein — protein MASGTVKWFNAEKGYGFISREGGPDVFVHYSAISGSGYRSLEEGQAVEFEVTSGPKGDQAQDVRPV, from the coding sequence GTGGCCTCCGGTACCGTCAAGTGGTTCAACGCCGAGAAGGGTTACGGCTTCATCTCCCGAGAGGGTGGCCCCGACGTGTTCGTGCACTACAGCGCGATCTCTGGTTCGGGCTATCGCTCCCTCGAGGAGGGCCAAGCCGTCGAGTTCGAGGTGACCAGTGGCCCGAAGGGCGATCAGGCACAGGACGTCCGTCCAGTCTGA
- a CDS encoding winged helix-turn-helix domain-containing protein, whose protein sequence is MEPILLHPDPVPPELAQALDLAGYPWKAVADETGAARLEPGEGWAGAIVVADVDPERAFALCRALRKRDIPLEPLLLLVSGSQLSELELRDDLFDDFCLSPFHPRELEARLKHLFWRTGQGTRPELVEYGELMLNLETYQAAIAGKPLDLTYMEYELLKFLSSHPGKVFTRETLLSRVWGYEYYGGARTVDVHIRRLRAKLGEEHAGLIQTVRSVGYRFGQSRWTL, encoded by the coding sequence ATGGAACCCATCTTGTTGCACCCCGATCCGGTGCCTCCGGAGCTCGCCCAGGCCCTCGACCTGGCCGGCTACCCGTGGAAGGCCGTCGCCGACGAGACCGGAGCGGCGCGCCTCGAACCGGGCGAGGGCTGGGCCGGGGCCATCGTGGTCGCCGACGTCGACCCGGAGCGGGCGTTCGCCCTGTGCCGGGCGCTGCGCAAGCGCGACATCCCCCTCGAACCCCTCTTGTTGCTCGTGAGCGGCAGCCAGCTGTCCGAGCTCGAGCTGCGCGACGACCTCTTCGACGACTTCTGCCTCAGCCCTTTCCACCCCCGGGAGCTCGAGGCCCGCCTCAAGCACCTCTTCTGGCGCACCGGCCAGGGCACCCGACCGGAGCTGGTCGAGTACGGCGAGCTGATGCTCAACCTCGAGACGTACCAAGCGGCCATCGCCGGCAAGCCGCTCGACCTCACCTACATGGAGTACGAGCTACTCAAGTTCCTCTCGTCGCACCCGGGCAAGGTGTTCACCCGCGAGACCCTCCTCAGCCGGGTGTGGGGCTACGAGTACTACGGCGGCGCCCGCACCGTCGACGTCCACATCCGGCGCCTGCGGGCCAAGCTCGGCGAGGAGCACGCCGGTCTCATCCAGACCGTCCGCAGCGTCGGCTACCGCTTCGGTCAGTCCCGCTGGACGCTCTGA